The DNA window ACAACTAGAAAGACAATATTTGCATCAGCAATGACACACaaagttgaaataattaaaactgaTGGCAATAACAACCCTTGAGGATAGACATATTTGGAGTCccatatgtttatatataaagtagggctgggcaagtgaactcgttttaatcgagttaactcaagtgatgagttaactcgattgtttatccgccaattattttcttttttcctgttctgcagcagtcagcaacagactttcacaataaaacaataaataatcaaacctgagttaatgcgagataaaataattaatcgagttgactcatcacttgagttaactcgattaaacgagttaacttgcccagcccttaTATAAAGTAACATTGAAGATATTAAAAGAAGATTTGGAAGTTGGAATACTGTAGGGCTCCATCCCAAGTTCCACCTTGATTGTATGGATTACAATCAAATTTGGTACAGACTTATAACCTAATGATTATAACcaaaaacaaatatcaatatGAAATcactataaaatatatatctggaTATGTAGGCTTAAAACCCGGCGTAAATTACCTTGATTCGGGTCAAATATAAATGTAGTGATTTCTGATCATTAAGCAGCTGTGGAAAATAGATTaaactgtgttttcactgtttgtttcaactgttcttcaacaaagtcactgacTGGCTGCTTCCCGTGAACACACCTTGCATTcgatatatgaatatatatcgCCCTCACCTAATTTGAATGCTTTTGTGATTACTTAAACTTTCAATCTGATGGCATTATCAGGTCAGAATTCCAACTGTCCAGTGCTTCATGATCAAATACCTAGAAACTACAGACATAAACAATTTTGCAACTCAATGCTAACACTATAAACTTAGATTGTAAACATTGTAAAAAATTATACCCACGGACCAGCATAGTCATTGCATTAGCATATCAACATGCTGACAGCAATCCGCTCTACAGCCTAAGTGGATCTATATGCCTGAAATTTTAAGTTTGCATCTCTAAAGATGGAGCGAATGCATCAACACATAAGGAGACAATTAATGACAACATAAGACTGACCTTTGCCTTTAtctttcttttgtgtttgaGGCTGAGGTTAAATTCTTCATGGTGTCATATTTTCCTTTATCCTGAAAGTAGAAGCAAACAGAGAAATGATGCACATGTCTGTCATGTTGTGGTGTAATTATGAAAAGACGTCTTGACAAACTTACCATTCGCTTTAACAGTTCTTGACGCAcctgttaataataaaaaatataacaaatcaTTTTAATGATGGGTCGGTCCCACAGGCAGtgttgtagtttttgcatattATAATAACACAATGAACATATTGAAACAGATGGAGCATGAACAGCAAAACTTAAACTGACAAAAATACCTTAGGCTCTGCAAAAACCCCTGTTAACATCACGAAAAAGCCCTGTAGgagaaaaaatatatcaaagttACCGCACTTTTCACATTTCATACTTAGTAATGCATTTCTTCTCAAAGGGCAATACAAATTACAGCAGGAGGTTGTTTGATGTTTGTAAATGTGCCTTATGCAATGgtggaacaaataaaaaaactacctctaaacatttgaaaatggcATTTGAAAATCATAACAATCTCTTTTAAGTTTATTCCACACTCACATTGCCATACACATGAACTGTGCACTGGtctaaacaggaagtagattacCCTGTAGCTGTCAGTTTTAGAAAATACTAAGAACAAGGAGCAGCAATCGTAAAAAGTAGCAGCAGTGATTTCTTGGCTTGGACCTTCAACAAGGCGACACTGTTTCTGACACTATAGGTTAGCAATGTTTGTAATTCGTCATCCACGTTGTATTCACCACTCGAGGTCAAagcttattgttttattttgggaGACCGACGTTTTCCAAAGTTACTTTTTTTCTAGGCTCAAAAACTCTGGTGTAGTGTGGACATCAGGttgtaaaactaaaacacattAGTGTGAATTTAGCCTCAGCATACCTCTCCGTTATATATGTATGTTAAATAAACAGCACCTTCATACAGTCTTTATGTTAACAGTAAGCTATTCAAACTTTGAGCAGTCAGCTTTTATGTGCGTTTGCAGAGAGGTACAATCCCAACCAAGGATGCAGTGATCAAATATGTCCTGTCTTTTCTTACCTGCATTGTAACCGCAGTGCATCTCAAACTGTTgtgttatgttttatattaagtCTTAAACCTTAAATTGCCTTGAGCTGAAATTAGGGGCAGTTTACAGGCATCTGGAATCTTCACTTCTTTCTAATGCTACAACTCTAACTCTATTTTCTGACCCAACTGACTCAAATTAGACAATTAGACTTGACACAACTCCATCTGGAGCCACAAAAGTAAATCCCTGgttacttttcataaaaatgGTCCAATCTGTTCCATGGTCTGGAATACATACCGGTAAAATTTTGGGAAAAGAGAGCCCTGATGCCAGATTGAGCATCGGATACAATACTCTGAGTTGTAGAACAGGCATTAAGTAAGAAAAGGATGATCAAAGCACAGCTAATATCAACATTATGTTTGGTGTGTATGCTCTGTTCAAATTACCTGGAAGGAATTGAGGATGTTGAAACTGTATTCAAGAAAAAGGTATGCCTCGTCGTCCTTATCGAACATTTGCAGAAAGAAGCCAATACCCCATGTTACTCCGAAAACTGGTGTTAGAAAGACCACCACTTTTATGATGCTCTTAAACGTCTCCTTCTCATCCAACTTGTTGCCATCAGGGGCGGAGGACTTCAACAGAGTAAAAATGACAACCGCCATGGAAAAAAGATTTGTAAAAATAACAGTTCCCACAGGGAGAAGGAAAGCAAACAATGAGCCCTCCAAGGGTCCATCAAAAATTAGCCAGCATGTGTCCTTGTTATAGTAGTCCTTCTCGTTGTATTTGCAATACACATAGCTAAATCCCACAATGAGAACTGGGCAACCGTAGCCTACGATACTGGATAGGAACATGAAGACTTGTTTCCTTAGCGGGCTGAAGACAAAGATGAGCCGGTGGATGAGCATGACGCTCATGCACAGCATCCAGCTGAACATGGCCAAATAAAATAGGTGTTTGCATATGGTCAAAATTAAGCACCAGTCAGCACTGAGATTCTCAGGTGACATAGATGCCAAAAAACTGCAGTCAGCGAGCAAGAGGAACACGGCGATGTTCACCAGTGCTGTGTGACGGAAATATGAGAGATCAGTCTTGACTACAACAGACCACACGAGAGCCTCAATGATGAGAAGGATCACCAGAGAGCAGATGGACACTGCCAGGCCAACATAGGTAATGGTATCTAGGATGCTGTAAGATTTATCTTTGACCTTAGTTGTATCGTACTTGGACACGAGGACAGAGAATGGAGTCAAGTGGTTGCACTTGCAGAGTGTGTGATTACTATCACTGTGATTTTTATCAAGTCTGCAACCTGTGTCTGACCAGCTCCCATTAATGGTGTCCCAGAAGACACAGTATAGTTCAGTGTCGTTCTGCTGCTTGATGGGGAAGTCCATTGTAATCTCGGTAGACGAACTGCCGTTCTTTGTGACTATTAGTATAAAATCAGGCTGAGAAGTTGATTTTGGTTTAAAACTGTTATCTAATTTATCCATCAGATTTCTCACACCAACAGTTTTGAACTGTCCGCCAGTCTCGTTGAGTTTAACAGTGACATTAAACACAGAGATATTACAGTCCCCTTTTGAGACTTTGAAGTCCAAGTTTGGATTGGAGATATTCAAAGTGTTGTTCACTTGGATGTTCTTCACCAGACTCTCCACACCGATAATGTATTGTGATGACATGTCATTTGTTACAGATTTGTTGACTCCTGTCCAGTCGTTGGCCAATAAATTGCTCGCTGCTTTAAGAAAATCctgaaaaagaaacattaaagaaaatCAGTGAACAGGCACGTTTCAAACAGACGATGAATACATACACATTATGTACAGTTTTGCAAGACTGTGAGTTTGTGAGCCATTTCAAACACAGTCTTTGAACATTTTTACAATGCTCTCATCACTTTTTGTGGACTTGTCATGGAGATGGTCATGTAATAACAGATGGTTGTGTAAATAGGCCGGGCTTGGCTTaacctctgtctctgttcaaAGATGGTCTTTGACATATGATTGgttcgagtcgaatatgaatgccGGGGACACTAAGATGACACCACaagagcagtatggaggcaaggtgttttttctgttgttttattacatctaaAGAAGCAGACACAATTGACTTCAATTTCATTGGATTCGGCTGAAATGCTCTTTACCCCTTTGAGTTAAAGtttttgtgaactcaaacatTTAACTTGACCCTCCATCAGAATAGGTTTGAGTAGTTAATGTATGAATTAAAATTTTTCCGTGAACTATCCCTCTAAGGTATTGTTCTGCTTTTAGGAGATTATTGACAACCTACTACAATTTAAGAGTCTAATTTCAGATATTGTTCGTGAGAATCGTTCCCAAAGTGGTCTCTTGGCTTTCCATAGAAGTAGTCAGTAATGTTTCATGAAACGGATAAATAATGTGGACCTCGGCCATCAATGGTGCAaagtaaaactaaaaacacagtttTTCTCAGCCTTCACATGAACACAGGCATCTGTAGCATCTTcaaaatatttacaattaaacttGAATGCTTGAaccccatatatatatataaacactaaaTACAGTAAAAGTAGTAATGACCACCAGGGACTTACATTTAAGACTTCTTCCTTCAAGGTGATGCTTTCTGATCCAGTGGCCATTACTTTCATGATGCTGATAGAAGCACTGATTCCAGCAGTGTCATTACTAGAATTAGATGAAGTGGTTGTCTTAAGTGCTTGAAAGATCCCCAAGGCTGCTTCTTGTGTAGCCCCTATGCCCGTCTTGAAGACCtagaaacaaaaaactaaatatatatactttcAGGGAACTGATAGGTCCTCTTGTGTGCATTCTGAGCAGTGATTGGTGCTTGGCATGTGTAACTTCATTAGACCATGATAGAGAATGACTTTGGTAATTTCATCCAGGGCTGTGTGTGCACAAAAGTCACAATTACTgctaacatttttttaaaatgtataaataaggttaaaatattattatgtacataatttatttttaaaaaacatcaggATCTTACTTTTCTGAGTCCAGGGAGTGCTACATGAGCTATAATGCAACACTTACCTCTGCTAGATTTATTACTTTGTTCAACTCTTCGCTGATGCAGGAGGAGAACTCCATCTGCCACTCGCCATCATCACCACAAGTACGAGACTTGTAACCAGTCTTGCCGTCGTCACACTGATTAATCACTCTACCTCCTTTTGGGGTTTTTGGCCAAATCCCCTCTTTAGGGCAAATTTTTTCCGATGCTAGAAAAAAAGCAGCACACCATTAGATggttaaaggggacatattatgaaaattccacttttgtggtgcttctacacgttattttgggtatctggcgtgtctaccgtcccaaaaactctggaaaaaaacaactcccgtgaTTTgatgtggttcctctctgtcagaaacgctACCCTAGAGTGCGTCCTATGGGATTATGGGCTTTTTCCACGTCAGGATTAGCCatagccgccccccccccccccccggaggtggAGATCTGGCGGAGGAAGAGACCAGGGTAAAGTCCTCaactcgagggggggggggctgctggctccatgtcagcggctcgcttctggtggacgtgttgctgctgcctctgctctaTGTGACttttgacagacacacagacagacagacagacagacaaagggatCGTGTGAAGCTGTGCCGCTCCCAAATTCTGGACGCGAGCCCGGCCGGGAGCtgcacctccacctctccctctcctcgcgCACCTCGGCCGGGCtcgctgtgtgtctgtcagccgGGGCAGCGTGAGGCAGCGGGGGTGAGTGCGGGGCAGAGTGCGAGGCAGAGTGCAAGGCAGGGGGGGTGAGTGCGGGGCAGAGTGCGAGGAAGCGGGGCAGAGTGCGAGGCAGGGGGGGTGAGTGCGGGGCAGAGTGCGAGGCAGCGGGGCAGAGTGCGAGGCAGCGGGGCAGAGTGCGAGGCAGCGGGGCAGAGTGCGAGGCAGCGGGGCAGAGTGCGAGGCAACGAGGCAGAGTGCGAGGCAGCGGGGGTGAGCGCGAGGCAGCGGGGCAGAGTGCGAGGCAGCGGGGGTGAGTGCGAGGCAGCGGGGCAGAGTGCGAGGCAGCGGGAACGTGTCtatagcccccacatccctttgtctgtctgtgtgtgtctgtgtgtgtgtgtgtgtgcgtgtgtgtgtctgtgtgtgtgtgtgcccgcgttcagaatatatgccctgtatgaataaatatacacatacaattatatactgtatacacacatatgtaATGCATGTATTTCAATAAATGTAAATCtttatcagaaggtgtagtagtttgaaaattgtagcttcaatgaagaaaaacaacaaactgatacagaaatatatgtgtaggacagtgacttaaaatgatttaaacaaccttaaatatgctaaggggggatttaagacgtgaaagctgatgtgtgtgtgtgtgtgagtgacagggggggcggggcgtTGACGGGGAGGGCGGGGCGgtgacaaggggggggggggcggggaggtgagaggggggggggggcgggcactcaaaacaggtcaatctgaggagggctgttttagacagggtaagaaggctgctgttttaaatgatccttgtggtattttgaccaaaaaatgttaaagacatttcattaagaccccaaggaaccaaatcaacttgtggtaaaatgggcataatatgtctcctttaaagagAAGAAATATAAAACACTTACACATAATAATTTAACCTagtttaataatttaaattacACCGAAGACAGTTAGAAATTCAATCAGGTGAAATCCAAAAGGGTTTCATAATCGTACCACGAATTACTAGGATATCCACGCTTTCACTTTTCGTCTGTCCTTTTTGGTTTTTAAAACTGACTTCCCATCTTGTTGCAGTACTTTCCTTGCATGAGAACTCATACTTGACAGAATAGACCAGGATATCTCCATGAGCTGCAACGAAAAACAAATGCTAGTTTCAGGGCTCCATTTGTGGTTCTAGATTTTGCATGCATGTAAGTGCATGTCAGTGAATTAAATCTGTGTTCATATCATCATGTATTTTGGAGCTGTAGCTCACAGAAGGAAATATATTGTAGGTTTGTCTTACCTGGGTCGGGTCCTCTACTCTCCCCTCCAGGGGGTTGCCACGAAACGTTGTAGCTCTCCGTGCTATTTTTGATGGTGGCAGTCACAGTCACGTCTTTGTTACCGCTGACTGAACAGTCTGTTACAGGTGGATCGATTTTCATGGTAATCACTTCAGGCAGGAGTGACACTTTCAGCTCTGccttggctgtgtgtgtgactgacccAAAAGTGAA is part of the Limanda limanda chromosome 18, fLimLim1.1, whole genome shotgun sequence genome and encodes:
- the LOC133024115 gene encoding adhesion G-protein coupled receptor F1-like, with amino-acid sequence MFSRLSLILIGAAYIYYQVNALEVYIAELEVENNITMETQTILSLLNISVEVNGSSVMISEIELVSECFLIGDTTSCNCSVGYSWSNEVCYNSSCCTETTCTQNMSHIEPLCVAKVQGLVNITAPEDSVRYKSSPTLNCTFEGEAHSTGWKLIRENKHLDLTVGSVVTLKDCGSSCIAITLKEVTSSGSGTYECGFTFGSVTHTAKAELKVSLLPEVITMKIDPPVTDCSVSGNKDVTVTATIKNSTESYNVSWQPPGGESRGPDPAHGDILVYSVKHVPAASHSAPLPRTHPRCLALCPAASRSPPLPRTLPRCLALCPAASHSAPLPRTLPRCLALCPAASHSAPHSPPLPRTLPRFLALCPALTPPALHSASHSAPHSPPLPHAAPADRHTASPAEVREERERWRCSSRPGSRPEFGSGTASHDPFVSSEKICPKEGIWPKTPKGGRVINQCDDGKTGYKSRTCGDDGEWQMEFSSCISEELNKVINLAEVFKTGIGATQEAALGIFQALKTTTSSNSSNDTAGISASISIMKVMATGSESITLKEEVLNDFLKAASNLLANDWTGVNKSVTNDMSSQYIIGVESLVKNIQVNNTLNISNPNLDFKVSKGDCNISVFNVTVKLNETGGQFKTVGVRNLMDKLDNSFKPKSTSQPDFILIVTKNGSSSTEITMDFPIKQQNDTELYCVFWDTINGSWSDTGCRLDKNHSDSNHTLCKCNHLTPFSVLVSKYDTTKVKDKSYSILDTITYVGLAVSICSLVILLIIEALVWSVVVKTDLSYFRHTALVNIAVFLLLADCSFLASMSPENLSADWCLILTICKHLFYLAMFSWMLCMSVMLIHRLIFVFSPLRKQVFMFLSSIVGYGCPVLIVGFSYVYCKYNEKDYYNKDTCWLIFDGPLEGSLFAFLLPVGTVIFTNLFSMAVVIFTLLKSSAPDGNKLDEKETFKSIIKVVVFLTPVFGVTWGIGFFLQMFDKDDEAYLFLEYSFNILNSFQGFFVMLTGVFAEPKVRQELLKRMDKGKYDTMKNLTSASNTKER